A genomic region of Calonectris borealis chromosome 37, bCalBor7.hap1.2, whole genome shotgun sequence contains the following coding sequences:
- the MARK2 gene encoding serine/threonine-protein kinase MARK2 isoform X5 gives MSSSGRSPLPTVNERDAEQPGPAEGKGGGKANMLRGRNSATSADEQPHIGNYRLLKTIGKGNFAKVKLARHVLTGKEVAVKIIDKTQLNSSSLQKLFREVRIMKVLNHPNIVKLFEVIETEKTLYLVMEYASGGEVFDYLVAHGRMKEKEARAKFRQIVSAVQYCHQKFIVHRDLKAENLLLDADMNIKIADFGFSNEFTFGNKLDTFCGSPPYAAPELFQGKKYDGPEVDVWSLGVILYTLVSGSLPFDGQNLKELRERVLRGKYRIPFYMSTDCENLLKKFLILNPTKRGTLEQIMKDRWMNVGHEDDELKPYMEPVPDYKDPRRTELMVSMGYTREEIQESLVGQKYNEVMATYLLLDHKSSELEESLALKPRAAPDLANSSGPSPAHKVQRSVSANPKRRVSDQAGLSIPTSASYSKKTQAANAENKRGGGGGGGGGEEEGGRRAGSTAKVPPSPLPGLERAKGTPSPSTNSVLSTGTTRSRNSPLLDRASLGQSSLQNGKDSLPAPGCRPSPAAPPAPGAPPRSRQHPKPAATPADANCEAPRPSGAPSRVPAASPSAHNVNQGPGERPSFPRGVSSRSTFHAGQLRQARDQAPLPYALPPGLPPPASPSGASQGRRGPSASLFSKFTSKFVRRNPHEPESKDRVETLSMKTTSSLEPGEMLREIRKVLDANSCRCEPQERFVLLCAHGAPGHDSFVQWEMEVCKLPRLSLNGVRFKRIAGTSMAFKNIASKVANELKL, from the exons aTGTCGAGCAGCGGTCGCAGCCCTCTACCTACCGTCAACGAGAGAGACGCGGAACAG CCGGGTCCCGCGGAGGGGAAGGGCGGCGGGAAGGCCAACATGCTGCGGGGTCGGAATTCGGCCACCTCCGCCGACGAGCAGCCCCACATCGGCAACTACCGCCTGCTGAAAACCATCGGCAAGGGCAACTTCGCCAAGGTCAAGTTGGCCCGGCACGTCCTGACCGGCAAGGAG GTCGCCGTGAAAATCATCGACAAGACGCAGCTCAACTCCTCCAGCCTGCAGaag CTTTTCCGGGAAGTGCGAATAATGAAGGTCCTGAACCACCCCAACATAG TGAAGCTCTTCGAGGTGATCGAGACGGAGAAGACGCTTTATCTCGTCATGGAGTACGCCAGCGGGG gtgagGTTTTCGACTACCTGGTGGCCCACGGGCGCATGAAGGAGAAGGAGGCCCGGGCGAAGTTTCGACAG ATAGTGTCGGCCGTGCAGTATTGCCACCAGAAGTTCATTGTCCACAGGGACTTGAAG GCGGAAAACCTACTGCTGGATGCCGACATGAACATCAAAATCGCCGATTTTGGCTTCAGCAACGAATTCACCTTCGGGAACAAACTGGACACGTTTTGTGGGTCCCCCCCCTACGCCGCCCCCGAACTCTTCCAAGGGAAGAAATACGACGGCCCTGAAGTCGACGTCTGGAGTTTGGGCGTCATCCTCTACACCTTAGTCAGCGGTTCCTTGCCCTTCGATGGGCAAAATCTGAAG GAACTGCGGGAGCGGGTGCTGCGGGGCAAGTACCGGATCCCTTTCTACATGTCCACCGACTGCGAGAACCTGCTGAAGAAGTTTCTCATCCTTAATCCTACCAAGAGGGGCACCTTGgag caaaTCATGAAGGACCGCTGGATGAACGTGGGCCACGAGGACGACGAGCTGAAGCCCTACATGGAGCCCGTGCCAGACTACAAGGACCCTCGGAGGACAG AGCTGATGGTGTCCATGGGGTACACGCGGGAGGAGATCCAGGAGTCGCTGGTGGGGCAGAAGTACAACGAGGTGATGGCGACCTACCTGCTGCTGGACCACAAGAGCTCGGAG CTGGAGGAGAGCCTGGCGCTGAAGCCGCGGGCGGCCCCCGACCTGGCCAACAGCTCGGGCCCCTCCCCGGCGCACAAGGTCCAGCGCAGCGTCTCCGCCAACCCCAAGCGCCGCGTCAGCGACCAGG ccggcCTCTCCATCCCCACCTCGGCCTCCTACTCCAAGAAGACGCAGGCGGCCAACGCCGAGAAcaagcgaggaggaggaggaggaggaggaggaggggaggaagagggggggcggcgggcgggcagcacCGCCaaggtgccccccagccccctgcccggccTGGAGCGAGCCAAGGGCACCCCCTCGCCTTCCACG AACAGCGTCCTCTCCACCGGCACCACGCGGAGCCGTAACTCCCCGCTGCTGGACCGGGCCAGCCTGGGCCAGAGCTCCCTGCAGAACGGCAAGGACAG CCTGCCCGCGCCAGGCTGCCGGCCCTCACCCGCTgcacccccggcccccggggcccccccgcggTCCCGGCAGCACCCGAAacccgccgccacccccgccgACGCCAACTGCGAGGCGCCCCGGCCCAG CGGGGCACCCAGTCGGGTACCGGCAGCTTCTCCTTCAGCCCACAACgtcaaccagggccccggggagcgCCCCAGTTTCCCCCGGGGGGTCTCCAGCCGCAGCACCTTCCACGCCGGGCAACTCCGCCAGGCGCGAGACCAGGCCCCCCTGCCCTACGCGCTGCCCCCcggcctgcccccccccgcctccccctccgGCGCCAGCCAGGGccgccgcggcccctccgccAGCCTCTTCAGCAAGTTCACCTCCAAGTTCGTCCGGAg GAACCCGCACGAGCCCGAGAGCAAGGACCGGGTGGAGACGCTGAG CATGAAGACGACGAGTTCTTTAGAACCCGGCGAGATGTTACGCGAAATCCGGAAAGTTCTGGACGCCAACAGTTGTCGATGCGAACCCCAGGAGCGTTTCGTCCTCCTCTGCGCCCACGGGGCTCCGGGTCACGATTCCTTCGTCCAATGGGAGATGGAGGTTTGCAAACTTCCCCGCCTCTCCCTCAACGGCGTCCGCTTCAAACGCATCGCCGGTACCTCCATGGCCTTCAAGAACATCGCCTCCAAGGTGGCCAATGAGCTGAAGCTCtga
- the MARK2 gene encoding serine/threonine-protein kinase MARK2 isoform X7, producing the protein MSSSGRSPLPTVNERDAEQPGPAEGKGGGKANMLRGRNSATSADEQPHIGNYRLLKTIGKGNFAKVKLARHVLTGKEVAVKIIDKTQLNSSSLQKLFREVRIMKVLNHPNIVKLFEVIETEKTLYLVMEYASGGEVFDYLVAHGRMKEKEARAKFRQIVSAVQYCHQKFIVHRDLKAENLLLDADMNIKIADFGFSNEFTFGNKLDTFCGSPPYAAPELFQGKKYDGPEVDVWSLGVILYTLVSGSLPFDGQNLKELRERVLRGKYRIPFYMSTDCENLLKKFLILNPTKRGTLEQIMKDRWMNVGHEDDELKPYMEPVPDYKDPRRTELMVSMGYTREEIQESLVGQKYNEVMATYLLLDHKSSELEESLALKPRAAPDLANSSGPSPAHKVQRSVSANPKRRVSDQAGLSIPTSASYSKKTQAANAENKRGGGGGGGGGEEEGGRRAGSTAKVPPSPLPGLERAKGTPSPSTNSVLSTGTTRSRNSPLLDRASLGQSSLQNGKDSGAPSRVPAASPSAHNVNQGPGERPSFPRGVSSRSTFHAGQLRQARDQAPLPYALPPGLPPPASPSGASQGRRGPSASLFSKFTSKFVRRNPHEPESKDRVETLRPTVGPEKESREASGREAKPRSLRFTWSMKTTSSLEPGEMLREIRKVLDANSCRCEPQERFVLLCAHGAPGHDSFVQWEMEVCKLPRLSLNGVRFKRIAGTSMAFKNIASKVANELKL; encoded by the exons aTGTCGAGCAGCGGTCGCAGCCCTCTACCTACCGTCAACGAGAGAGACGCGGAACAG CCGGGTCCCGCGGAGGGGAAGGGCGGCGGGAAGGCCAACATGCTGCGGGGTCGGAATTCGGCCACCTCCGCCGACGAGCAGCCCCACATCGGCAACTACCGCCTGCTGAAAACCATCGGCAAGGGCAACTTCGCCAAGGTCAAGTTGGCCCGGCACGTCCTGACCGGCAAGGAG GTCGCCGTGAAAATCATCGACAAGACGCAGCTCAACTCCTCCAGCCTGCAGaag CTTTTCCGGGAAGTGCGAATAATGAAGGTCCTGAACCACCCCAACATAG TGAAGCTCTTCGAGGTGATCGAGACGGAGAAGACGCTTTATCTCGTCATGGAGTACGCCAGCGGGG gtgagGTTTTCGACTACCTGGTGGCCCACGGGCGCATGAAGGAGAAGGAGGCCCGGGCGAAGTTTCGACAG ATAGTGTCGGCCGTGCAGTATTGCCACCAGAAGTTCATTGTCCACAGGGACTTGAAG GCGGAAAACCTACTGCTGGATGCCGACATGAACATCAAAATCGCCGATTTTGGCTTCAGCAACGAATTCACCTTCGGGAACAAACTGGACACGTTTTGTGGGTCCCCCCCCTACGCCGCCCCCGAACTCTTCCAAGGGAAGAAATACGACGGCCCTGAAGTCGACGTCTGGAGTTTGGGCGTCATCCTCTACACCTTAGTCAGCGGTTCCTTGCCCTTCGATGGGCAAAATCTGAAG GAACTGCGGGAGCGGGTGCTGCGGGGCAAGTACCGGATCCCTTTCTACATGTCCACCGACTGCGAGAACCTGCTGAAGAAGTTTCTCATCCTTAATCCTACCAAGAGGGGCACCTTGgag caaaTCATGAAGGACCGCTGGATGAACGTGGGCCACGAGGACGACGAGCTGAAGCCCTACATGGAGCCCGTGCCAGACTACAAGGACCCTCGGAGGACAG AGCTGATGGTGTCCATGGGGTACACGCGGGAGGAGATCCAGGAGTCGCTGGTGGGGCAGAAGTACAACGAGGTGATGGCGACCTACCTGCTGCTGGACCACAAGAGCTCGGAG CTGGAGGAGAGCCTGGCGCTGAAGCCGCGGGCGGCCCCCGACCTGGCCAACAGCTCGGGCCCCTCCCCGGCGCACAAGGTCCAGCGCAGCGTCTCCGCCAACCCCAAGCGCCGCGTCAGCGACCAGG ccggcCTCTCCATCCCCACCTCGGCCTCCTACTCCAAGAAGACGCAGGCGGCCAACGCCGAGAAcaagcgaggaggaggaggaggaggaggaggaggggaggaagagggggggcggcgggcgggcagcacCGCCaaggtgccccccagccccctgcccggccTGGAGCGAGCCAAGGGCACCCCCTCGCCTTCCACG AACAGCGTCCTCTCCACCGGCACCACGCGGAGCCGTAACTCCCCGCTGCTGGACCGGGCCAGCCTGGGCCAGAGCTCCCTGCAGAACGGCAAGGACAG CGGGGCACCCAGTCGGGTACCGGCAGCTTCTCCTTCAGCCCACAACgtcaaccagggccccggggagcgCCCCAGTTTCCCCCGGGGGGTCTCCAGCCGCAGCACCTTCCACGCCGGGCAACTCCGCCAGGCGCGAGACCAGGCCCCCCTGCCCTACGCGCTGCCCCCcggcctgcccccccccgcctccccctccgGCGCCAGCCAGGGccgccgcggcccctccgccAGCCTCTTCAGCAAGTTCACCTCCAAGTTCGTCCGGAg GAACCCGCACGAGCCCGAGAGCAAGGACCGGGTGGAGACGCTGAG acCAACAGTCGGTCCCGAAAAAGAATCCCGGGAAGCCAGCGGTCGAGAAGCCAAACCTCGTTCTTTACGTTTCACCTGGAGCATGAAGACGACGAGTTCTTTAGAACCCGGCGAGATGTTACGCGAAATCCGGAAAGTTCTGGACGCCAACAGTTGTCGATGCGAACCCCAGGAGCGTTTCGTCCTCCTCTGCGCCCACGGGGCTCCGGGTCACGATTCCTTCGTCCAATGGGAGATGGAGGTTTGCAAACTTCCCCGCCTCTCCCTCAACGGCGTCCGCTTCAAACGCATCGCCGGTACCTCCATGGCCTTCAAGAACATCGCCTCCAAGGTGGCCAATGAGCTGAAGCTCtga
- the MARK2 gene encoding serine/threonine-protein kinase MARK2 isoform X2, which produces MSSSGRSPLPTVNERDAEQPGPAEGKGGGKANMLRGRNSATSADEQPHIGNYRLLKTIGKGNFAKVKLARHVLTGKEVAVKIIDKTQLNSSSLQKLFREVRIMKVLNHPNIVKLFEVIETEKTLYLVMEYASGGEVFDYLVAHGRMKEKEARAKFRQIVSAVQYCHQKFIVHRDLKAENLLLDADMNIKIADFGFSNEFTFGNKLDTFCGSPPYAAPELFQGKKYDGPEVDVWSLGVILYTLVSGSLPFDGQNLKELRERVLRGKYRIPFYMSTDCENLLKKFLILNPTKRGTLEQIMKDRWMNVGHEDDELKPYMEPVPDYKDPRRTELMVSMGYTREEIQESLVGQKYNEVMATYLLLDHKSSELEESLALKPRAAPDLANSSGPSPAHKVQRSVSANPKRRVSDQAGLSIPTSASYSKKTQAANAENKRGGGGGGGGGEEEGGRRAGSTAKVPPSPLPGLERAKGTPSPSTNSVLSTGTTRSRNSPLLDRASLGQSSLQNGKDSLPAPGCRPSPAAPPAPGAPPRSRQHPKPAATPADANCEAPRPSGAPSRVPAASPSAHNVNQGPGERPSFPRGVSSRSTFHAGQLRQARDQAPLPYALPPGLPPPASPSGASQGRRGPSASLFSKFTSKFVRRNPHEPESKDRVETLRPTVGPEKESREASGREAKPRSLRFTWSMKTTSSLEPGEMLREIRKVLDANSCRCEPQERFVLLCAHGAPGHDSFVQWEMEVCKLPRLSLNGVRFKRIAGTSMAFKNIASKVANELKL; this is translated from the exons aTGTCGAGCAGCGGTCGCAGCCCTCTACCTACCGTCAACGAGAGAGACGCGGAACAG CCGGGTCCCGCGGAGGGGAAGGGCGGCGGGAAGGCCAACATGCTGCGGGGTCGGAATTCGGCCACCTCCGCCGACGAGCAGCCCCACATCGGCAACTACCGCCTGCTGAAAACCATCGGCAAGGGCAACTTCGCCAAGGTCAAGTTGGCCCGGCACGTCCTGACCGGCAAGGAG GTCGCCGTGAAAATCATCGACAAGACGCAGCTCAACTCCTCCAGCCTGCAGaag CTTTTCCGGGAAGTGCGAATAATGAAGGTCCTGAACCACCCCAACATAG TGAAGCTCTTCGAGGTGATCGAGACGGAGAAGACGCTTTATCTCGTCATGGAGTACGCCAGCGGGG gtgagGTTTTCGACTACCTGGTGGCCCACGGGCGCATGAAGGAGAAGGAGGCCCGGGCGAAGTTTCGACAG ATAGTGTCGGCCGTGCAGTATTGCCACCAGAAGTTCATTGTCCACAGGGACTTGAAG GCGGAAAACCTACTGCTGGATGCCGACATGAACATCAAAATCGCCGATTTTGGCTTCAGCAACGAATTCACCTTCGGGAACAAACTGGACACGTTTTGTGGGTCCCCCCCCTACGCCGCCCCCGAACTCTTCCAAGGGAAGAAATACGACGGCCCTGAAGTCGACGTCTGGAGTTTGGGCGTCATCCTCTACACCTTAGTCAGCGGTTCCTTGCCCTTCGATGGGCAAAATCTGAAG GAACTGCGGGAGCGGGTGCTGCGGGGCAAGTACCGGATCCCTTTCTACATGTCCACCGACTGCGAGAACCTGCTGAAGAAGTTTCTCATCCTTAATCCTACCAAGAGGGGCACCTTGgag caaaTCATGAAGGACCGCTGGATGAACGTGGGCCACGAGGACGACGAGCTGAAGCCCTACATGGAGCCCGTGCCAGACTACAAGGACCCTCGGAGGACAG AGCTGATGGTGTCCATGGGGTACACGCGGGAGGAGATCCAGGAGTCGCTGGTGGGGCAGAAGTACAACGAGGTGATGGCGACCTACCTGCTGCTGGACCACAAGAGCTCGGAG CTGGAGGAGAGCCTGGCGCTGAAGCCGCGGGCGGCCCCCGACCTGGCCAACAGCTCGGGCCCCTCCCCGGCGCACAAGGTCCAGCGCAGCGTCTCCGCCAACCCCAAGCGCCGCGTCAGCGACCAGG ccggcCTCTCCATCCCCACCTCGGCCTCCTACTCCAAGAAGACGCAGGCGGCCAACGCCGAGAAcaagcgaggaggaggaggaggaggaggaggaggggaggaagagggggggcggcgggcgggcagcacCGCCaaggtgccccccagccccctgcccggccTGGAGCGAGCCAAGGGCACCCCCTCGCCTTCCACG AACAGCGTCCTCTCCACCGGCACCACGCGGAGCCGTAACTCCCCGCTGCTGGACCGGGCCAGCCTGGGCCAGAGCTCCCTGCAGAACGGCAAGGACAG CCTGCCCGCGCCAGGCTGCCGGCCCTCACCCGCTgcacccccggcccccggggcccccccgcggTCCCGGCAGCACCCGAAacccgccgccacccccgccgACGCCAACTGCGAGGCGCCCCGGCCCAG CGGGGCACCCAGTCGGGTACCGGCAGCTTCTCCTTCAGCCCACAACgtcaaccagggccccggggagcgCCCCAGTTTCCCCCGGGGGGTCTCCAGCCGCAGCACCTTCCACGCCGGGCAACTCCGCCAGGCGCGAGACCAGGCCCCCCTGCCCTACGCGCTGCCCCCcggcctgcccccccccgcctccccctccgGCGCCAGCCAGGGccgccgcggcccctccgccAGCCTCTTCAGCAAGTTCACCTCCAAGTTCGTCCGGAg GAACCCGCACGAGCCCGAGAGCAAGGACCGGGTGGAGACGCTGAG acCAACAGTCGGTCCCGAAAAAGAATCCCGGGAAGCCAGCGGTCGAGAAGCCAAACCTCGTTCTTTACGTTTCACCTGGAGCATGAAGACGACGAGTTCTTTAGAACCCGGCGAGATGTTACGCGAAATCCGGAAAGTTCTGGACGCCAACAGTTGTCGATGCGAACCCCAGGAGCGTTTCGTCCTCCTCTGCGCCCACGGGGCTCCGGGTCACGATTCCTTCGTCCAATGGGAGATGGAGGTTTGCAAACTTCCCCGCCTCTCCCTCAACGGCGTCCGCTTCAAACGCATCGCCGGTACCTCCATGGCCTTCAAGAACATCGCCTCCAAGGTGGCCAATGAGCTGAAGCTCtga
- the MARK2 gene encoding serine/threonine-protein kinase MARK2 isoform X8 — protein sequence MEYASGGEVFDYLVAHGRMKEKEARAKFRQIVSAVQYCHQKFIVHRDLKAENLLLDADMNIKIADFGFSNEFTFGNKLDTFCGSPPYAAPELFQGKKYDGPEVDVWSLGVILYTLVSGSLPFDGQNLKELRERVLRGKYRIPFYMSTDCENLLKKFLILNPTKRGTLEQIMKDRWMNVGHEDDELKPYMEPVPDYKDPRRTELMVSMGYTREEIQESLVGQKYNEVMATYLLLDHKSSELEESLALKPRAAPDLANSSGPSPAHKVQRSVSANPKRRVSDQAGLSIPTSASYSKKTQAANAENKRGGGGGGGGGEEEGGRRAGSTAKVPPSPLPGLERAKGTPSPSTNSVLSTGTTRSRNSPLLDRASLGQSSLQNGKDSLPAPGCRPSPAAPPAPGAPPRSRQHPKPAATPADANCEAPRPSGAPSRVPAASPSAHNVNQGPGERPSFPRGVSSRSTFHAGQLRQARDQAPLPYALPPGLPPPASPSGASQGRRGPSASLFSKFTSKFVRRNLSFRFARRNPHEPESKDRVETLRPTVGPEKESREASGREAKPRSLRFTWSMKTTSSLEPGEMLREIRKVLDANSCRCEPQERFVLLCAHGAPGHDSFVQWEMEVCKLPRLSLNGVRFKRIAGTSMAFKNIASKVANELKL from the exons ATGGAGTACGCCAGCGGGG gtgagGTTTTCGACTACCTGGTGGCCCACGGGCGCATGAAGGAGAAGGAGGCCCGGGCGAAGTTTCGACAG ATAGTGTCGGCCGTGCAGTATTGCCACCAGAAGTTCATTGTCCACAGGGACTTGAAG GCGGAAAACCTACTGCTGGATGCCGACATGAACATCAAAATCGCCGATTTTGGCTTCAGCAACGAATTCACCTTCGGGAACAAACTGGACACGTTTTGTGGGTCCCCCCCCTACGCCGCCCCCGAACTCTTCCAAGGGAAGAAATACGACGGCCCTGAAGTCGACGTCTGGAGTTTGGGCGTCATCCTCTACACCTTAGTCAGCGGTTCCTTGCCCTTCGATGGGCAAAATCTGAAG GAACTGCGGGAGCGGGTGCTGCGGGGCAAGTACCGGATCCCTTTCTACATGTCCACCGACTGCGAGAACCTGCTGAAGAAGTTTCTCATCCTTAATCCTACCAAGAGGGGCACCTTGgag caaaTCATGAAGGACCGCTGGATGAACGTGGGCCACGAGGACGACGAGCTGAAGCCCTACATGGAGCCCGTGCCAGACTACAAGGACCCTCGGAGGACAG AGCTGATGGTGTCCATGGGGTACACGCGGGAGGAGATCCAGGAGTCGCTGGTGGGGCAGAAGTACAACGAGGTGATGGCGACCTACCTGCTGCTGGACCACAAGAGCTCGGAG CTGGAGGAGAGCCTGGCGCTGAAGCCGCGGGCGGCCCCCGACCTGGCCAACAGCTCGGGCCCCTCCCCGGCGCACAAGGTCCAGCGCAGCGTCTCCGCCAACCCCAAGCGCCGCGTCAGCGACCAGG ccggcCTCTCCATCCCCACCTCGGCCTCCTACTCCAAGAAGACGCAGGCGGCCAACGCCGAGAAcaagcgaggaggaggaggaggaggaggaggaggggaggaagagggggggcggcgggcgggcagcacCGCCaaggtgccccccagccccctgcccggccTGGAGCGAGCCAAGGGCACCCCCTCGCCTTCCACG AACAGCGTCCTCTCCACCGGCACCACGCGGAGCCGTAACTCCCCGCTGCTGGACCGGGCCAGCCTGGGCCAGAGCTCCCTGCAGAACGGCAAGGACAG CCTGCCCGCGCCAGGCTGCCGGCCCTCACCCGCTgcacccccggcccccggggcccccccgcggTCCCGGCAGCACCCGAAacccgccgccacccccgccgACGCCAACTGCGAGGCGCCCCGGCCCAG CGGGGCACCCAGTCGGGTACCGGCAGCTTCTCCTTCAGCCCACAACgtcaaccagggccccggggagcgCCCCAGTTTCCCCCGGGGGGTCTCCAGCCGCAGCACCTTCCACGCCGGGCAACTCCGCCAGGCGCGAGACCAGGCCCCCCTGCCCTACGCGCTGCCCCCcggcctgcccccccccgcctccccctccgGCGCCAGCCAGGGccgccgcggcccctccgccAGCCTCTTCAGCAAGTTCACCTCCAAGTTCGTCCGGAg AAATCTGTCTTTCAGGTTTGCCAGAAG GAACCCGCACGAGCCCGAGAGCAAGGACCGGGTGGAGACGCTGAG acCAACAGTCGGTCCCGAAAAAGAATCCCGGGAAGCCAGCGGTCGAGAAGCCAAACCTCGTTCTTTACGTTTCACCTGGAGCATGAAGACGACGAGTTCTTTAGAACCCGGCGAGATGTTACGCGAAATCCGGAAAGTTCTGGACGCCAACAGTTGTCGATGCGAACCCCAGGAGCGTTTCGTCCTCCTCTGCGCCCACGGGGCTCCGGGTCACGATTCCTTCGTCCAATGGGAGATGGAGGTTTGCAAACTTCCCCGCCTCTCCCTCAACGGCGTCCGCTTCAAACGCATCGCCGGTACCTCCATGGCCTTCAAGAACATCGCCTCCAAGGTGGCCAATGAGCTGAAGCTCtga